A part of Penaeus chinensis breed Huanghai No. 1 chromosome 6, ASM1920278v2, whole genome shotgun sequence genomic DNA contains:
- the LOC125026342 gene encoding spore wall protein 2-like (The sequence of the model RefSeq protein was modified relative to this genomic sequence to represent the inferred CDS: added 103 bases not found in genome assembly), with amino-acid sequence MLTLLLVVGAVTCSPLPSDFPAHAAQDAAHHVEVTHEVRHVTFEVSEEVSDVTASSQVPSAVPPEDDPPIPTATTPPTLPDAHLPHHASHLDLQPAHHTPPDEHGLEEEHGLEEEHGVEEEHELEEGHVLEEEHGLEEGHGLEEEHGLEEEHELEEEHGLEKEEHGLEEEHGLEEELELEEEHGLEEEEHGLEEKKHALDTEGFLSGDPSVEDSVKDEGSLGALQEGEDVELEAKEEEGGLGEDTAAERVSGESASEEHDPQDIAGGVVPEDTAAEETSLAEDASAGPEHPLPEDQEEESATHGAELQEHVTDESAVEEHVSEESTVQEETSEQIVTEENTFEESIVVEKSPVENLSTESKPEDSVPEESDLGESKAAESFSEANTTSEVAPEEEMTNENVQAESVTMESVSEEKAVEKEPEEETPVHAVEKMLADETRETVVLAEPVVEESGSKEEENKTEREPVSERHTAEEDVAEVVAPGEGEESGAQEDIPQDQAAAEEEVEKEELATAAQDAVSPGEEQEEFTADSSEQEEVTADASEQEVSHEEPNSTDIMDSRVKKEVEITVEEKRSAEETAGEGEIVPLDLEASEEEETQPIPDRGRRGPCRISLPSRRPE; translated from the coding sequence CCCATGAGGTGCGCCACGTTACGTTTGAAGTCAGTGAGGAGGTGAGCGACGTCACCGCCTCGTCTCAGGTGCCCTCCGCCGTCCCGCCCGAGGATGACCCCCCCATCCCCACGGCCACGACCCCCCCGACCCTCCCCGACGCCCACCTCCCGCACCACGCATCCCACCTCGACCTCCAGCCCGCCCATCACACGCCGCCCGACGAGCACGGACTGGAGGAGGAGCACGGACTGGAGGAGGAGCACGGGGTAGAGGAGGAACACGAACTGGAGGAGGGGCATGTACTGGAGGAGGAGCACGGACTGGAGGAGGGGCATGGACTGGAGGAGGAGCACGGATTAGAGGAAGAGCACGAATTGGAGGAGGAGCACGGGCTGGAAAAGGAGGAGCACGGGCTGGAGGAGGAGCACGGACTAGAGGAAGAGCTCGAATTGGAGGAGGAGCacgggctggaggaggaggagcacgggCTGGAGGAGAAAAAGCATGCCCTCGACACTGAAGGATTCCTCTCCGGCGACCCGTCCGTCGAGGACTCCGTGAAGGACGAAGGGAGTCTAGGCGCTCTCCAGGAAGGCGAGGACGTGGAGCTCGAGgctaaggaggaagaaggaggcctCGGGGAGGACACGGCAGCGGAGAGGGTCTCGGGGGAGAGCGCCTCGGAAGAACATGACCCGCAGGACATCGCGGGGGGCGTCGTTCCCGAAGACACCGCGGCCGAGGAAACCAGCCTGGCGGAGGACGCGTCGGCCGGCCCGGAACACCCACTTCCAGAAGACCAAGAAGAGGAAAGCGCAACGCACGGCGCCGAACTGCAAGAACACGTGACGGACGAAAGTGCAGTGGAGGAACATGTGAGTGAGGAAAGTACGGTTCAGGAGGAAACGTCAGAACAAATTGTTACCGAAGAAAATACCTTTGAGGAAAGCATAGTGGTAGAAAAATCGCCCGTGGAAAATCTATCGACAGAGAGCAAACCAGAAGACTCAGTACCTGAAGAAAGTGACCTTGGAGAAAGCAAAGCAGCTGAAAGCTTTTCAGAAGCAAATACGACAAGTGAAGTCGCACCAGAAGAGGAGATGACAAACGAGAATGTTCAGGCAGAGAGTGTCACAATGGAAAGCGTGTCAGAAGAGAAGGCAGTGGAGAAGGAACCAGAGGAAGAGACGCCCGTACATGCTGTCGAGAAGATGCTAGCCGACGAGACGCGAGAGACTGTCGTTCTGGCCGAGCCCGTCGTCGAGGAGAGTGgcagcaaagaggaagagaataagacgGAAAGGGAGCCTGTCTCGGAAAGGCACACCGCGGAGGAGGACGTAGCAGAGGTGGTCGCCCCGGGGGAAGGTGAAGAAAGCGGAGCCCAAGAGGACATCCCACAAGACCAGGCTGCggcagaggaggaggtggagaaggaggagctaGCTACAGCGGCACAAGACGCGGTGAGTCCTGGCGAGGAGCAGGAAGAATTTACAGCAGACTCATCGGAGCAGGAGGAAGTTACAGCAGACGCATCGGAGCAGGAAGTTAGCCATGAAGAACCTAACTCAACAGATATCATGGATTCCAGAGTTAAGAAGGAAGTAGAGATTAccgtggaagaaaaaagaagcgcTGAGGAAACTGCAGGCGAAGGCGAAATCGTGCCCCTCGATCTGGAAGCctcggaagaagaggagacgcaGCCGATCCCAGACCGCGGCCGAAGAGGACCATGCCGGATCTCCCTCCCCAGCCGAAGGCCAGAGTGA
- the LOC125026345 gene encoding fibrous sheath CABYR-binding protein-like produces MTPAETPRKSRIYIENDYEDPAHATHPEDPAVSEDAGKEESEHRVVNSGLESMSMTSPTPEVPPESMPVEITAEEDQVPPANSEEIESVTPPLDAAEPEENITTVIDKVEEPPAVHETEEKVSVVEDVSPSSSAAPVLAEDYPDSYTDPLDVADLPDIDVTHENLPSKDHPLDKGEEAGAGQPSDHAGEVAGDSSDLAASDHMLEVEAGTPRVLPPQQEQVSAAAPTTLTVGCIIGIVFGVLMSLVILVGVGGFVLYQRRTLNRPKALNSDRGYAGSDSGGYIDDQVRVSYVNSQIDTPKGSPEDLISLDNDSFLNSLESMTIQNLWTDNIRHTKL; encoded by the exons ATGACGCCGGCAGAAACTCCTCGCAAATCCCGCATCTACATCGAGAATGACTATGAAGACCCCGCTCACGCCACCCACCCCGAGGATCCCGCTGTTTCCGAGGACGCCGGTAAAGAGGAAAGCGAGCACAGAGTAGTCAACAGCGGCCTTGAGAGCATGAGCATGACCTCGCCGACTCCTGAGGTGCCACCGGAAAGTATGCCAGTCGAGATCACTGCCGAGGAAGACCAGGTTCCTCCTGCCAACAGTGAGGAAATAGAATCGGTCACTCCGCCCCTCGACGCCGCAGAGCCAGAGGAGAACATTACCACAGTCATCGATAAGGTCGAGGAACCTCCCGCAGTAcacgagacggaggagaaggtgaGCGTAGTCGAGGACGTTTCTCCGAGTTCGAGTGCTGCCCCAGTGCTCGCCGAGGATTACCCAGACTCCTACACTGATCCTCTGGATGTGGCCGACCTGCCTGACATCGACGTGACGCACGAGAACTTGCCATCCAAGGACCACCCTCTGGACAAGGGCGAGGAGGCCGGCGCTGGCCAGCCCAGTGATCATGC AGGTGAGGTGGCAGGGGACTCCAGCGACCTGGCGGCGAGTGACCACATGCTGGAGGTGGAAGCAGGCACGCCTCGGGTCCTGCCTCCCCAGCAGGAGCAGGTGAGCGCCGCAGCTCCCACGACCCTCACCGTCGGATGCATCATCGGCATCGTCTTCGGCGTCCTCATGTCTCTAGTCATTCTCGTCG gcgtcGGAGGTTTCGTCCTGTACCAGCGACGAACTCTGAACCGCCCAAAAGCCCTCAACTCTGACCGAGGTTATGCAGGAAGTGACTCCGGGGGATACATCGACGACCAAGTCCGCGTGTCATATGTCAACTCGCAGATTGACACGCCAAAG GGGAGCCCAGAGGATCTAATCAGCCTGGACAATGATTCCTTCCTCAACAGCCTTGAATCCATGACCATCCAGAATCTGTGGACTGACAACATCCGACACACGAAGTTGTAG
- the LOC125026343 gene encoding lysyl oxidase homolog 2B-like (The sequence of the model RefSeq protein was modified relative to this genomic sequence to represent the inferred CDS: added 58 bases not found in genome assembly) — protein sequence MQQGVEGNIRLVDGRADFEGNVQIFHNNRWGNICDDEWDKREGEIVCKMLGFPGLKKVTHSGRYGHVRGSYWMDNLFCYGTEENLSECRFDGWGTHDCELDESAGVVCETHFSTSTVAPTLPPRDEPVIINKTKLSHAIEGKTQLRLLGGRSEQEGRVEVLLPGSNGTWGLICGDGWSLLEGMVACRQLGMHYAQAAISTGYFGGNKSDVVLSGIKCHGNEDNIDQCLHEDVGEVFCPHPGSDPNIAGITCVSKIADLVPDHLELARSAHLEDKQLFFLQCAMEENCLAQSAVKAQESGYGWHLDTRRLLRFTARIVNQGNEAFRPTLPKQYWEWHACHMHYHSMEVFAHYDVIDAEGNRVAEGHKASFCLEDNNCVPGVEPVFKCANFGDQGISPGCTDTYAYNIDCQWIDITDIKPGTYTFKLAVNPEFKVGEMSFDNNAAVCELIYSETTAWVGNCSLARP from the exons GCAACGTGCAGATCTTCCACAACAACCGCTGGGGCAACATCTGCGACGACGAATGGGACAAGCGAGAGGGCGAAATCGTGTGCAAAATGCTGGGTTTCCCTGGACTCAAAAAGGTCACTCACAGCGGGAGATATGGTCATGTCAGAG GAAGCTACTGGATGGACAACCTGTTCTGCTACGGCACCGAGGAGAACCTGTCCGAGTGCCGCTTCGACGGCTGGGGCACCCACGACTGCGAGCTGGACGAGTCGGCGGGGGTCGTGTGCGAGACCCACTTCTCCACGTCCACGGTGGCACCGACGCTCCCTCCGAGGGACGAGCCCGTTATCATCAACAAGACGAAATTATCG CATGCCATTGAGGGCAAGACGCAGCTGAGACTCTTGGGTGGGCGGTCTGAACAGGAGGGCCGTGTGGAGGTCTTGCTCCCTGGAAGCAATGGCACTTGGGGGCTCATTTGTGGCGATGGATGGAGCCTTCTGGAGGGCATGGTGGCGTGTCGGCAGTTGGGGATGCACTATGCCCAGGCAGCCATATCCACAG GTTACTTCGGAGGAAATAAGAGTGACGTAGTCTTAAGTGGCATCAAGTGCCATGGTAATGAAGACAATATTGACCAGTGCCTTCACGAAGACGTCGGGGAAGTATTTTGCCCACATCCAGGCTCAGACCCCAACATCGCTGGAATTACTTGTGTTTCCA AAATAGCTGACCTGGTTCCTGATCACTTGGAGCTGGCTCGTTCTGCTCATTTGGAGGATAAGCAGCTATTTTTCCTTCAGTGTGCAATGGAGGAAAATTGCCTTGCACAGTCTGCAGTCAAAGCTCAG GAAAGCGGCTATGGCTGGCATCTGGACACGAGACGTCTCCTTCGTTTCACAGCACGTATAGTCAACCAGGGAAATGAGGCTTTCCGTCCCACTCTTCCAAAGCAGTATTGGGAATGGCATGCCTGTCACAT GCACTATCATAGCATGGAAGTGTTTGCTCACTACGACGTCATAGACGCAGAAGGAaacagggtggctgaggggcacaAAGCCTCTTTCTGTCTGGAAGATAACAACTGTGTTCCTGGGGTAGAACCGGTCTTCAAGTGTGCCAACTTTGGTGACCAGGGCATTAGTCCTGGTTGCACGGACACCTATGCGTACAACATCGACTGCCAGTGGATTGACATCACTGACATCAAGCCAGGCACTTATACTTTTAAG TTAGCAGTAAACCCAGAGTTCAAGGTGGGAGAGATGTCCTTCGATAACAACGCGGCTGTGTGTGAACTCATATATTCGGAGACTACTGCATGGGTCGGCAATTGTTCTCTCGCCCGGCCTTGA
- the LOC125026348 gene encoding uncharacterized protein LOC125026348 translates to MPPMPYQFSYNIMDGISSVYSSRTEEQLEDGPLVGSYSYLRPDGVYMTVMYTADENGYRAEVKESLEAPQDLQPVEDNRAKYEVSLPGAETYLVDVTDAELREYILQAEAFEASQIQATTLPPQTQSQSLSQTQTLSQSNAQSQFATLTQPQAQGTSFTSQTSSSSTNQSPPVRGVQSPSGYSYPQPSIPFGFSQP, encoded by the exons ATGCCACCC ATGCCATATCAGTTCTCCTACAACATCATGGACGGAATTTCCTCTGTCTACTCCTCGAGGACGGAGGAGCAGCTGGAAGACGGGCCACTCGTCGGAAGCTACTCGTACCTGCGTCCCGATGGCGTCTACATGACCGTTAT GTACACGGCCGACGAGAACGGCTACCGCGCTGAGGTGAAGGAGAGCCTCGAGGCACCGCAGGACCTCCAGCCCGTCGAGGACAACCGCGCTAAGTACGAG gTAAGCCTACCCGGAGCCGAAACGTACCTGGTGGACGTGACCGACGCCGAGCTCCGCGAGTACATCCTCCAGGCGGAGGCATTTGAGGCCTCGCAGATCCAGGCGACAACCCTTCCGCCACAGACCCAGTCGCAGTCCCTCTCGCAGACTCAGACCTTGTCGCAGTCTAACGCCCAGTCCCAGTTCGCCACGCTTACCCAGCCTCAGGCCCAGGGCACCAGCTTCACCTCGCAGACCTCCAGCTCGAGCACGAACCAGTCGCCGCCAGTGAGGGGCGTTCAGTCCCCCTCAGGCTACAGCTACCCTCAGCCCTCAATTCCTTTCGGGTTCTCCCAACCTTAA